Proteins from a genomic interval of Mesobacillus sp. S13:
- a CDS encoding PAS domain S-box protein: MKVKESTTGSNIADAVAVNNQSPYFVCIHKNSVILSIDEGGTQLLGYKSPGELIGKSIFSFLADTRQGTITARIAAIEEGTILDGIIMSFLINGIPMDLQVDSECVMFNGEPAIRSYLRFITPSSIDQDYSEEAGSLILSANKGIVITTPEGKIRAVSESFTRLTGYLKESVIGKNPRLWKSHSYTPIFYKRMWDSILTRGCWEGELWNKRKDGSHYLMKVNIFSILNEERELVNYLAVYTDLSEVEKLSQQLKEREEQYRTLVELSPNAIILTQYDQIVYANPHTEALFGSNLKELIGKPVRSIFINHPNLVSRLDFNDKTVISFEDRFKKEDSYIDIEVSSSIITYQGEKAVLTVIKEITKRKSMERALRESEEQYRFIAENSSDMIGRLSREGKIIYISPSSKRILGYKNDELIGTNLYGKIHPEDGQQLLEQYGNPNELSGIVTSSYRMLHKNGSYIWVETTARPVKDKSGKSSGMMFATRDVTARRTIENQLRESNSLLKKLSSLDGLTEIYNRRAFDEFLITEWSFACKQKTALSLLLLDIDYFKNYNDTYGHIQGDNCLKSFARELERFFHEKGYFAARYGGEEFAVVLPNTEAPKASQLADEFRSIIQKMNIEHLNSKVSSSVTISVGIACVTPIHQNDPKQILEFADRALYKAKQNGRNRIEVCESANNN, encoded by the coding sequence ATGAAGGTAAAGGAAAGCACGACAGGGTCTAATATCGCAGATGCAGTAGCTGTCAATAATCAATCACCCTATTTTGTGTGTATACATAAAAACTCCGTGATTCTTTCCATAGATGAAGGCGGCACCCAGTTGCTCGGATACAAGTCTCCAGGTGAATTAATAGGTAAATCGATATTTTCCTTTTTAGCTGATACTAGGCAAGGAACAATCACTGCCAGAATCGCAGCAATAGAAGAAGGAACAATTCTGGATGGTATAATAATGAGTTTCTTAATAAACGGAATTCCAATGGACCTCCAGGTCGATTCTGAATGTGTGATGTTTAATGGGGAACCAGCTATTAGATCCTATCTTCGCTTTATAACACCCAGTTCCATTGATCAAGATTACTCGGAAGAGGCAGGTTCACTTATACTAAGTGCAAACAAAGGCATTGTCATCACCACACCAGAAGGCAAGATACGGGCTGTCAGTGAATCATTCACTCGATTGACAGGCTATCTTAAGGAAAGTGTGATTGGTAAAAACCCGAGGTTATGGAAGTCGCACAGCTATACACCGATTTTTTATAAGAGAATGTGGGACTCTATTTTGACAAGAGGATGTTGGGAAGGAGAGTTATGGAATAAACGAAAAGATGGCAGCCATTATTTAATGAAGGTGAACATCTTCTCAATCTTGAATGAAGAACGAGAACTGGTAAATTACCTCGCTGTCTATACTGACCTTTCCGAAGTGGAAAAGCTTTCCCAGCAGCTCAAAGAACGCGAGGAACAATACAGGACACTTGTAGAACTTTCGCCTAATGCGATTATTCTGACTCAATATGATCAAATAGTTTACGCTAACCCGCACACTGAAGCCTTATTTGGGTCCAACTTGAAAGAGTTAATCGGCAAACCTGTTCGGTCTATTTTCATCAACCATCCGAATCTGGTTTCCAGACTGGATTTTAATGATAAGACAGTGATCAGTTTTGAGGATCGGTTTAAAAAGGAAGACTCATATATTGATATTGAAGTATCATCTTCCATAATTACCTACCAGGGAGAAAAAGCTGTATTGACTGTTATAAAGGAAATCACTAAGCGTAAAAGTATGGAAAGAGCTCTTCGGGAAAGTGAAGAACAGTATCGCTTCATTGCTGAAAATTCATCTGATATGATCGGAAGGCTTTCACGTGAAGGAAAGATCATTTATATATCTCCCTCAAGCAAGAGGATTCTGGGCTATAAAAACGATGAATTGATTGGAACAAATCTTTACGGGAAAATCCATCCAGAAGATGGTCAGCAACTGCTTGAGCAATACGGAAACCCTAATGAATTAAGTGGCATCGTAACATCCAGTTACAGGATGCTTCATAAAAATGGCAGTTATATATGGGTTGAGACTACTGCAAGACCGGTAAAGGACAAGTCAGGCAAGTCTTCAGGCATGATGTTCGCCACAAGAGACGTGACAGCAAGGAGGACTATTGAAAATCAATTAAGAGAAAGCAATTCTCTCCTGAAGAAGCTATCGTCTCTTGATGGATTGACTGAAATATATAACCGCCGCGCCTTTGACGAATTCCTTATTACTGAATGGTCTTTTGCTTGCAAGCAGAAAACCGCATTATCCCTGCTTCTTTTAGATATTGATTATTTTAAAAATTACAATGATACGTATGGGCATATCCAAGGCGATAACTGCTTGAAATCGTTTGCCCGTGAGCTCGAACGATTTTTCCATGAAAAAGGGTATTTTGCTGCGAGATATGGGGGTGAAGAATTTGCGGTAGTTCTTCCGAATACGGAGGCACCAAAAGCATCTCAACTAGCAGACGAATTCCGTTCAATCATCCAGAAGATGAACATTGAACACCTAAACTCCAAAGTCAGCAGTAGTGTTACAATCAGTGTCGGGATTGCGTGCGTCACTCCTATACATCAGAATGACCCTAAGCAGATTCTTGAATTCGCCGACCGGGCGCTCTACAAAGCTAAGCAAAACGGCCGGAATCGTATTGAAGTATGTGAAAGTGCGAATAATAATTAG
- a CDS encoding serine hydrolase — MTLEELRTILLQELAGCNGRASLFLEIEGEMIEFNSNEVYQSASLIKLPILFEALRQMEAGQLQKESQLPIEEGDKIGDTGVLQAMKVKQLPVVDLMSLMIIVSDNSATNLMIDLLGKDSINATISRLGMSHSILQRKMLDFSAIQSGLDNYTSAADIGLCLKEGVKGDLLNQDSKSIFHAFLLQQQFKEKLPFYMDDTLLEIGNKTGELPGVEHDCGIIAYGENEAIIVVLIDELSNPQSGKSTIQQIGKHINSFITGLSTPIDHK; from the coding sequence ATGACATTAGAAGAATTAAGAACAATACTGTTGCAAGAACTCGCTGGGTGTAATGGCCGGGCGAGTTTGTTTTTGGAGATTGAAGGAGAAATGATTGAATTTAACAGTAATGAGGTTTACCAGTCTGCCAGCTTGATAAAATTGCCGATTTTATTCGAAGCTTTGAGGCAAATGGAGGCAGGCCAGCTGCAAAAAGAAAGTCAATTGCCTATTGAAGAAGGAGACAAAATTGGTGACACCGGTGTTCTTCAGGCTATGAAGGTCAAACAACTGCCGGTTGTGGATTTAATGTCCCTTATGATCATCGTGTCAGATAACTCGGCAACCAACCTGATGATTGATTTGCTTGGCAAAGACTCTATTAATGCCACTATTTCCAGGCTAGGAATGAGCCATTCTATATTGCAGCGTAAAATGCTGGATTTCTCAGCTATTCAATCCGGTCTCGATAATTATACATCTGCTGCAGATATCGGACTATGCTTGAAAGAAGGAGTTAAAGGAGATCTACTCAACCAAGACTCAAAATCTATATTCCATGCGTTTTTACTTCAACAGCAATTCAAAGAAAAGCTGCCATTTTATATGGATGATACATTACTTGAAATCGGAAATAAGACGGGAGAACTTCCCGGAGTCGAACATGATTGCGGTATAATTGCCTATGGAGAGAATGAAGCAATTATTGTTGTACTCATTGATGAACTATCAAATCCACAATCCGGAAAATCGACAATTCAGCAGATTGGGAAGCATATAAACAGCTTTATAACAGGGCTTTCGACTCCAATCGACCATAAGTGA
- a CDS encoding ABC transporter ATP-binding protein, whose amino-acid sequence MENEVLLSVKDLKKHFTMGKNEILKAVDGISFDIYKGETFGLVGESGCGKSTAGRTMIGLYDRTGGEVVFNGKDVHSLSEKEKFQFHKQMQMIFQDPYASLNPRSTVKEIISEPMEVHGMFPNKKERLERIYQLLEDVGLNRDHANRYPHEFSGGQRQRIGIARALALDPDFIIADEPISALDVSVQAQVVNLLKRLQEEKGLTYLFIAHDLSMVKQISNRIGVMYLGHIVELTASNQLYNKPLHPYTQALLSAIPIPDPDVEDQRERIILQGELPSPMDPPSGCVFRTRCQHAMDICAQKKPVWQEIDKNHYVACHLYDEHLDEKNKKEMLVNIR is encoded by the coding sequence ATGGAAAATGAAGTTTTATTAAGTGTAAAAGATCTTAAGAAGCATTTCACTATGGGTAAAAATGAAATCTTAAAAGCAGTGGATGGCATCTCCTTTGATATATATAAAGGAGAAACATTTGGCCTTGTTGGTGAATCAGGCTGCGGTAAATCCACAGCCGGAAGAACCATGATTGGACTCTATGACCGGACAGGTGGAGAAGTTGTTTTCAATGGCAAAGACGTGCATTCACTTTCAGAGAAAGAAAAATTCCAGTTCCATAAGCAGATGCAGATGATCTTCCAGGATCCGTATGCTTCACTGAATCCTCGTTCTACAGTAAAAGAAATTATCTCAGAACCGATGGAAGTCCATGGAATGTTCCCGAACAAAAAAGAACGCCTTGAAAGAATCTATCAGCTGCTTGAGGATGTTGGTTTAAATCGCGACCATGCCAACCGTTATCCTCATGAATTCAGCGGCGGTCAGCGGCAAAGGATTGGCATTGCCAGGGCACTTGCGCTGGATCCGGATTTTATCATAGCAGATGAACCAATTTCAGCCCTTGATGTATCCGTTCAGGCCCAGGTGGTAAACCTGCTGAAGCGACTGCAAGAAGAAAAGGGTTTGACTTATCTATTCATTGCTCACGATCTTTCAATGGTGAAGCAAATCAGCAACCGGATCGGAGTTATGTACCTCGGCCATATCGTCGAGCTTACTGCTAGTAACCAGTTATACAATAAACCGCTCCATCCGTACACTCAAGCGTTACTGTCAGCCATACCGATACCCGATCCTGATGTGGAGGATCAGCGCGAACGAATCATCCTGCAAGGAGAACTCCCAAGTCCGATGGATCCGCCTAGCGGCTGTGTTTTCAGGACAAGATGCCAGCATGCCATGGATATTTGTGCTCAAAAGAAACCTGTGTGGCAGGAAATCGACAAGAATCACTATGTCGCCTGCCATCTATATGATGAACATTTAGACGAAAAAAATAAAAAAGAAATGCTTGTCAATATCAGGTAA
- a CDS encoding C40 family peptidase, whose translation MESNNIWLVNVPVATLWTSHDSAREIDKDATSGNLNIEKWLEKLTYEPRLQLCDDNLVQSQVLFGQEVMIIGETNEWANVVVPDQPSGKDRRGYPGWMPKNQLIQQSDWYIKKGSVAVITAKKALLYSEKNEKLMELSYQTRLPVVEDIVDRIRVKTPTGIGILRAEDVSVFPTEEENPNGNGAAVVAAGEQFLGLPYLWGGMSSYGYDCSGFSYNMCLANGYIIPRDAHEQAAAGEQVPLSNIMPGDLLFFAYEEGKGSIHHVGIYYGDGKLLHSPNTGKNIEIISLEGTIYERELCAARRYWIDTEE comes from the coding sequence ATGGAAAGCAATAATATCTGGCTCGTCAATGTACCCGTAGCGACATTGTGGACTTCCCATGATTCAGCAAGGGAAATTGATAAGGATGCAACTTCCGGAAACTTGAATATAGAAAAATGGCTTGAAAAGCTTACATATGAGCCACGATTACAATTATGCGATGACAACCTTGTTCAATCACAGGTTTTATTTGGCCAGGAAGTCATGATCATAGGAGAAACGAATGAATGGGCAAATGTTGTTGTTCCAGACCAGCCGTCAGGAAAAGATAGACGGGGTTATCCGGGGTGGATGCCGAAAAATCAGCTTATCCAGCAATCAGACTGGTATATCAAAAAAGGGTCAGTAGCTGTCATTACCGCTAAGAAAGCCTTGCTATATTCCGAAAAGAACGAAAAGTTAATGGAATTAAGCTATCAGACCAGGTTGCCTGTAGTGGAGGATATAGTCGATCGAATTCGCGTTAAAACACCAACTGGTATCGGCATTTTAAGAGCTGAGGATGTATCGGTTTTTCCAACAGAGGAGGAAAATCCTAATGGGAATGGTGCAGCGGTCGTGGCTGCCGGCGAGCAGTTCCTAGGTCTGCCATATCTTTGGGGAGGAATGAGCAGTTATGGCTATGACTGTTCTGGTTTCAGTTACAATATGTGCCTGGCGAACGGCTATATTATTCCGAGGGACGCCCATGAACAAGCGGCAGCTGGTGAACAAGTTCCGCTATCAAACATCATGCCAGGGGATTTACTTTTCTTCGCATATGAGGAGGGAAAAGGAAGCATCCATCATGTTGGTATCTATTATGGAGATGGCAAGCTCCTTCATTCACCGAATACAGGAAAGAATATTGAAATCATTTCCTTGGAAGGAACGATCTACGAGAGAGAACTCTGTGCAGCAAGACGCTACTGGATTGATACGGAGGAATAA
- a CDS encoding mandelate racemase/muconate lactonizing enzyme family protein has protein sequence MIIEKVETMRIAVPLIKPFKTALRTVTVAEAIFVKISCDNGITGWGEAPPTLVITGDSLASIEAAINDVIKPFLLKKNLINYEAIFQGLKTALVNNSSAKAAIDMALYDCISQNCSLPLYQFLGGYRNEIETDFTVSVNSPDEMGEDAVHYVNNGFNVLKVKVGIGEISTDIARIHEIRKRIGNDIKIRLDANQGWKPKDAVRAIRKMEDLGLDIELVEQPVKADDLEGLKQVTDSVDTLIMADESVFSPKQAFEVIKRRSADLINIKLMKSGGIYQAQMINQMAETAGIECMVGSMIETRLGITAAAHFAASKKNITRFDFDAPLMLANDVISGGIMYNGRNITLPDQPGLGIKEILLEGGNSNGKQ, from the coding sequence ATGATTATTGAAAAAGTCGAAACTATGCGCATTGCTGTCCCTTTGATCAAGCCATTTAAAACCGCACTCCGTACAGTTACGGTCGCTGAAGCGATTTTCGTTAAAATTTCCTGTGATAACGGAATCACTGGCTGGGGAGAAGCACCGCCAACTTTGGTCATAACAGGGGACAGTCTCGCAAGTATTGAGGCAGCAATAAATGACGTTATCAAGCCATTTTTGTTAAAAAAGAACCTTATTAACTATGAAGCTATCTTTCAGGGGTTAAAAACCGCCCTTGTAAATAATTCAAGTGCAAAGGCAGCCATTGATATGGCGCTTTATGACTGTATCTCGCAAAATTGCAGTCTTCCGTTATATCAATTCCTTGGCGGATACAGAAACGAGATAGAAACTGATTTTACCGTCAGCGTCAACAGCCCTGATGAAATGGGTGAAGATGCCGTTCATTATGTTAATAATGGATTCAATGTGCTAAAGGTAAAGGTAGGGATAGGTGAAATCTCGACCGACATTGCCAGGATCCATGAAATCCGCAAAAGGATAGGCAATGACATTAAGATTCGTCTTGATGCGAACCAGGGGTGGAAACCAAAGGATGCAGTCAGGGCCATCCGAAAAATGGAGGATCTTGGCCTTGATATCGAGCTAGTTGAACAGCCGGTTAAAGCAGATGACCTGGAAGGTTTAAAGCAGGTTACTGATTCAGTCGATACTTTAATAATGGCTGACGAAAGTGTTTTTTCACCTAAACAGGCATTTGAAGTCATCAAGAGGAGAAGCGCTGACTTGATTAACATTAAGTTAATGAAGTCAGGAGGAATTTATCAGGCTCAAATGATTAACCAAATGGCTGAAACCGCCGGGATTGAATGTATGGTTGGCAGTATGATTGAAACCAGGCTGGGGATAACAGCTGCTGCCCATTTCGCGGCAAGCAAGAAAAACATCACCCGTTTTGATTTTGATGCGCCATTAATGCTGGCGAATGACGTAATTTCAGGCGGAATAATGTATAATGGCAGAAATATCACCCTTCCGGACCAACCTGGTCTCGGTATAAAAGAAATCCTTTTAGAAGGAGGAAATTCCAATGGAAAGCAATAA
- a CDS encoding S66 peptidase family protein, with amino-acid sequence MSIKPTRLKKGDTVAVIAPASPPNKENLKRGLKFVEDLGLNYKLGKSLYSEYGYLAGNDEARLADLNEMFLDDEIKAIICAGGGYGTARIASALDYDAIKNNPKIFWGYSDITFLHTAIRQQTGLITFHGPMLASDIGKEEANQISKDTFKQLFAPAELNYDSTISQIEELVPGSAEGPLVGGNLSLLSSSMGTPFEINTEGKILLIEDINEEPRAVDRMLNQLYMAGKLQESAGIIIGDFNNCVPERELSLSLEEVIDHYIQLAGRPALQGFKMGHCSPHIGVPLGAHASMDTKEKRLFIESGIN; translated from the coding sequence ATGTCAATTAAGCCCACACGCTTGAAAAAAGGTGATACGGTGGCTGTTATTGCGCCAGCGAGTCCGCCTAACAAGGAAAACCTGAAGCGCGGCTTAAAATTCGTCGAGGATTTAGGGCTCAATTATAAATTAGGAAAATCCTTGTATTCAGAATATGGTTATCTTGCCGGAAATGATGAAGCGAGATTGGCCGACTTAAATGAAATGTTCCTTGATGATGAAATCAAAGCGATCATCTGTGCTGGAGGAGGATATGGGACAGCCAGGATTGCCTCCGCATTAGACTATGATGCTATTAAAAATAACCCGAAAATTTTCTGGGGCTACAGCGATATTACATTCTTGCATACTGCCATCAGGCAGCAGACAGGGCTGATTACTTTCCACGGTCCGATGCTTGCTTCGGATATTGGAAAAGAAGAGGCTAATCAAATATCCAAGGATACTTTCAAGCAATTGTTTGCACCAGCTGAGCTGAATTATGATTCTACTATTTCCCAAATTGAAGAATTGGTTCCAGGATCCGCTGAAGGTCCTCTGGTTGGAGGAAATCTCTCACTTCTATCAAGTTCGATGGGCACTCCTTTTGAAATTAATACAGAAGGAAAGATCCTGCTTATAGAAGATATAAATGAAGAACCGAGGGCAGTTGATCGCATGTTGAACCAGCTTTATATGGCTGGTAAACTTCAGGAATCAGCCGGGATCATAATTGGTGACTTTAATAACTGCGTACCTGAAAGAGAGCTTTCTTTATCTCTTGAAGAAGTTATTGACCATTACATTCAACTTGCGGGCAGGCCGGCACTACAAGGCTTCAAAATGGGGCATTGTTCCCCGCATATTGGAGTTCCGCTCGGTGCGCATGCTTCCATGGATACGAAAGAAAAAAGGCTTTTTATAGAGAGTGGAATCAACTAG
- a CDS encoding peptide ABC transporter substrate-binding protein: MKKLLTILMAALLVFTMAACTANDNAGKEKEGKDSGDGGEEKVLYLNNGQEPTSFDPPIGFDSASWNALNNLMEGLTRLGKDHQPEEATAEKWDVSEDGKTYTFHIREDAKWSNGDPVTANDFEFAWKRLLDPATGSAAAFLGYFIEGGEEFNSGEGSADNVKVKAVDDKTFEVTLTSPQAYFLSVIANPAFFPINEKVAKENPEWFSEADSFVGNGPFNLASWEHDTKFVMAKNDQYWDAENVKLDRVEWAIVDDTNTEYQMYEAGDLDVSDVPAELSEKLFDEGKVNVDDQAGDYFYRFNVTKEPFQNVNIRKAFALAVDQQKIVDYVTKNKEKAAYGFVSPGFQDPSGKDFREVNGDFNKTDVEEAKALLEKGMEEEGYTELPEVTLTYSTSDVHKKIAEALQQMFKENLGVEVKLANMEWNVFAEEQKALKHQLSRSSFLADYADPINFLENFQTGHSMNRTGWGNPKYDELIQQAKNESDEAKRFDLMYQAEKILFEEAPIFTVHFYNQVYLQNEAVSDVVRHPVGYLELKWADKK, from the coding sequence GTGAAGAAGTTATTAACCATACTCATGGCGGCACTGCTCGTATTCACAATGGCAGCATGTACCGCGAACGACAATGCAGGAAAAGAAAAAGAAGGGAAAGACAGTGGTGATGGAGGAGAGGAAAAGGTTCTTTACCTGAACAACGGCCAGGAACCAACATCTTTTGACCCGCCAATCGGTTTTGATTCAGCTTCTTGGAACGCATTGAACAATTTGATGGAAGGTCTGACACGTCTTGGTAAAGATCATCAGCCAGAAGAAGCTACTGCAGAAAAATGGGATGTATCTGAAGATGGAAAGACATACACATTCCACATTCGTGAAGATGCAAAATGGTCCAATGGAGACCCTGTAACAGCAAATGATTTCGAGTTCGCTTGGAAGCGCCTCCTTGATCCAGCAACAGGTTCTGCTGCGGCATTCCTTGGATACTTCATTGAAGGTGGAGAGGAATTCAACAGCGGAGAAGGTTCTGCTGACAATGTAAAAGTAAAAGCGGTGGATGATAAGACATTTGAAGTTACATTAACAAGTCCACAGGCCTATTTCTTAAGTGTCATTGCCAATCCGGCTTTCTTCCCGATCAATGAAAAGGTTGCCAAGGAAAACCCTGAATGGTTTTCTGAAGCAGACTCTTTCGTTGGCAATGGACCATTTAACCTTGCTAGCTGGGAGCATGACACAAAATTCGTCATGGCAAAGAATGACCAGTACTGGGATGCAGAAAACGTAAAACTTGATCGTGTTGAATGGGCAATCGTAGACGACACAAACACTGAGTATCAAATGTATGAGGCTGGGGATTTGGATGTTTCCGACGTTCCTGCTGAATTAAGTGAAAAGTTGTTCGACGAAGGAAAGGTAAATGTAGACGATCAAGCTGGCGACTATTTCTACCGTTTCAATGTCACGAAGGAACCATTCCAGAACGTGAACATCCGTAAAGCATTTGCTCTAGCGGTTGACCAGCAGAAGATCGTTGACTATGTCACGAAGAACAAAGAAAAAGCTGCTTATGGCTTTGTATCTCCTGGATTCCAGGATCCATCAGGTAAGGATTTCCGTGAAGTGAATGGAGATTTCAATAAGACTGATGTAGAAGAAGCGAAAGCATTACTTGAAAAAGGAATGGAAGAAGAGGGTTACACCGAGCTTCCTGAAGTGACCCTGACATACAGCACAAGCGATGTGCACAAAAAGATCGCAGAAGCTTTACAGCAAATGTTCAAAGAAAACTTAGGTGTTGAAGTCAAGCTTGCCAACATGGAATGGAACGTCTTCGCAGAAGAACAGAAAGCATTGAAGCACCAGCTTTCCCGAAGCTCATTCCTTGCTGACTATGCTGATCCAATCAATTTCCTGGAAAACTTCCAGACAGGTCACTCCATGAACCGTACTGGCTGGGGCAATCCGAAATATGATGAGCTGATTCAGCAAGCAAAGAATGAATCTGACGAAGCAAAGCGTTTTGACTTGATGTATCAGGCAGAAAAAATCCTGTTTGAAGAAGCACCAATCTTCACGGTCCACTTCTATAACCAGGTATATCTGCAAAATGAAGCAGTATCCGATGTTGTCCGCCATCCGGTTGGATACCTTGAATTAAAGTGGGCAGATAAGAAGTAA
- a CDS encoding ABC transporter ATP-binding protein: MEKVLEVKDLHVSFKTYGGEVKAVRGVTFDLHKGETLAIVGESGCGKSVTSQSIMRLIPEPPGKFDGGSILFKGKDLTKLKDSEMRKIRGSDISMIFQDPMTALNPTLTIGDQLTEGILQHMKLSKEQAKKVAVQMLDLVGIPSPQARLKQYPHQFSGGMRQRIVIAMALVCQPEVLIADEPTTALDVTIQAQILELFRDIQKKTGVSIILITHDLGVVAQVADRIAVMYAGKIVETGTRREIFYNPQHPYTKGLLNSVPRLDVDGAELVPIGGTPPDLFSPPVGCPFTARCPYAMQVCDKVYPAETKLSNSHGVDCWLQDERAKKLIASN; encoded by the coding sequence ATGGAAAAAGTACTGGAAGTAAAAGACCTTCATGTTTCATTTAAGACATACGGCGGAGAGGTAAAAGCTGTCCGCGGAGTCACTTTTGATTTACATAAAGGCGAAACATTAGCAATTGTTGGAGAGTCTGGCTGCGGGAAAAGCGTGACTTCCCAAAGTATCATGAGATTGATTCCGGAACCCCCTGGCAAGTTTGACGGCGGATCCATCCTTTTTAAAGGAAAAGACTTGACGAAACTGAAGGACTCAGAAATGCGGAAAATTCGCGGATCAGATATATCAATGATCTTTCAGGATCCGATGACTGCACTGAATCCGACTTTGACAATTGGTGATCAGCTGACAGAAGGAATTCTGCAGCATATGAAGCTATCAAAGGAGCAGGCAAAGAAGGTTGCAGTACAAATGCTTGACCTAGTGGGAATTCCAAGTCCGCAGGCTCGGCTGAAACAATATCCGCATCAATTCAGCGGCGGGATGAGGCAGAGGATCGTCATTGCCATGGCGCTGGTCTGCCAGCCGGAAGTGTTGATTGCCGATGAGCCGACAACAGCACTGGATGTGACAATCCAAGCCCAGATTTTAGAGTTGTTCCGTGATATCCAGAAAAAAACTGGCGTCTCCATCATCCTGATCACCCATGATCTTGGTGTTGTAGCACAAGTCGCAGATCGGATCGCGGTCATGTATGCAGGCAAGATTGTTGAAACAGGAACAAGGAGAGAGATTTTTTACAATCCTCAGCATCCGTATACGAAAGGGTTATTGAACTCAGTTCCGCGTTTGGATGTTGACGGGGCGGAGTTGGTCCCAATCGGCGGGACACCGCCTGATTTGTTCTCACCGCCAGTGGGTTGTCCTTTTACAGCCCGCTGCCCATATGCAATGCAAGTTTGTGACAAAGTCTATCCAGCAGAAACAAAGCTTTCCAACAGCCACGGGGTGGACTGCTGGTTGCAGGATGAGCGTGCAAAAAAATTAATTGCGAGTAACTAG
- a CDS encoding ABC transporter permease codes for MALRKHQEPQAASSVPDDWFVPIEKNDSEAEAVVRPSLSYWQDAWRRLLKNKLAMLGLFFLSVLTFMAVFGPIISPHTVDHQDLVNQNLPPSSEHWFGTDELGRDVFTRTWYGARISLFVGIAAALIDFLIGVIYGGIAGYKGGRTDHFMMRIIEVLYGLPYLLVVILISVVMGPSLATIIFALTITGWIGMARIVRGQVLQIKNYEYVLASKTFGTKTARIIRKNLLPNTMGPIIVQITLSVPSAIFAEAFLSFLGLGIQAPLASWGSMASDALPVILSGDWWRLFFPAFFISLTMFSFNVLGDGLQDALDPKLRR; via the coding sequence ATGGCTCTGCGTAAACATCAGGAACCACAAGCAGCCTCGTCCGTTCCAGACGATTGGTTTGTTCCAATAGAAAAAAATGACTCAGAAGCAGAAGCTGTTGTCAGGCCAAGTCTATCGTACTGGCAGGATGCCTGGAGACGTCTCCTTAAGAATAAGCTGGCAATGCTTGGGTTGTTTTTCTTATCTGTATTGACATTCATGGCTGTATTCGGTCCGATCATCTCGCCTCACACAGTGGACCATCAGGATTTGGTCAATCAGAATCTGCCGCCATCAAGTGAACATTGGTTCGGAACTGATGAACTCGGTCGTGATGTATTCACACGTACGTGGTATGGTGCCCGTATTTCTTTATTCGTCGGCATTGCTGCAGCTTTGATTGATTTTCTAATTGGAGTGATTTATGGAGGGATTGCAGGCTATAAGGGTGGAAGAACAGATCATTTTATGATGAGAATCATCGAAGTTCTTTACGGCCTTCCATATTTGCTTGTCGTCATTTTAATTAGTGTAGTAATGGGGCCAAGCCTTGCTACGATTATATTCGCACTGACCATTACTGGATGGATTGGTATGGCACGGATTGTGCGCGGCCAGGTACTCCAGATCAAAAACTACGAATACGTTTTAGCGTCGAAAACTTTTGGAACGAAAACAGCACGGATCATCCGTAAAAATCTGCTTCCAAATACGATGGGGCCAATAATTGTGCAGATTACACTATCCGTTCCATCAGCAATCTTTGCCGAAGCATTCCTTAGCTTCCTTGGTTTGGGCATCCAGGCACCGCTAGCGAGCTGGGGATCGATGGCTAGTGATGCTTTGCCGGTTATCCTGTCAGGTGACTGGTGGAGATTGTTTTTCCCGGCATTCTTCATTTCATTGACGATGTTCTCGTTTAACGTTTTAGGTGACGGGCTTCAGGACGCACTTGACCCGAAGCTAAGGAGGTAA